A part of Terriglobales bacterium genomic DNA contains:
- a CDS encoding co-chaperone GroES → MSTKLTPLHDRILIRRVEEQESVRGGIIIPDSAKEKPQEGEVIAVGKGKISEEGKVRPLDVKAGDRILFGKYAGTEIKIDGEELVIMREEEVLGILIGAGKPKEHAGSRR, encoded by the coding sequence ATGTCTACCAAGTTGACTCCCCTGCACGATCGCATCCTGATTCGCCGGGTGGAGGAGCAGGAATCGGTGCGCGGCGGCATCATCATCCCCGACTCGGCTAAGGAAAAGCCGCAGGAGGGCGAAGTGATCGCCGTAGGCAAGGGCAAGATCAGCGAAGAGGGCAAGGTCCGGCCCCTGGACGTGAAGGCGGGCGACCGCATCCTGTTCGGCAAGTACGCCGGCACGGAGATCAAGATTGACGGCGAAGAGCTGGTCATCATGCGCGAGGAAGAGGTGCTGGGCATCCTCATCGGCGCCGGCAAACCCAAGGAGCACGCCGGATCGCGCAGGTAG
- the groL gene encoding chaperonin GroEL (60 kDa chaperone family; promotes refolding of misfolded polypeptides especially under stressful conditions; forms two stacked rings of heptamers to form a barrel-shaped 14mer; ends can be capped by GroES; misfolded proteins enter the barrel where they are refolded when GroES binds) — protein MAKQIIHGEESRQAILRGVNVLADAVKVTLGPKGRNVVIEKKFGSPTITKDGVTVAKEIELPDALENMGAQMVREVASKTSDVAGDGTTTATVLAQCIFREGVKTVAAGANPMALKRGIEKAVTAICGTLDKDGNRVKGELDKFSKPVTGDMIAQVGTISANNDETIGKIIAEAMKKVGKDGVITVEESKTMETQLEVVEGMQFDRGYLSPYFVTDPERMEAVLENCSILIYEKKISSMKDLLPLLEQIAKSGKPLLIVAEDVEGEALATLVVNKLRGTLQAVAVKAPGFGDRRKAMLQDIAILTGGKALTEDLGIKLENVQLDDLGFAKKVTIDKDNTTLVEGKGKSSEIQGRVKEIRTQIEKTTSDYDREKLQERLAKLVGGVAVIKVGAATETEMKEKKARVEDAMHATRAAVEEGIVPGGGVALVRCVSAIEKLKLEGDELIGANIVRRSLEEPMRQIVANSGEEGAVVLGKVREAKDSNFGYNALTGDLEDLVKAGVLDPTKVVRTALQNAGSIASLMLTTEALVAELPEEKKASGGPGGHGGMGDMY, from the coding sequence ATGGCAAAGCAGATCATTCACGGAGAGGAATCGCGGCAAGCGATCCTCCGCGGCGTCAACGTGCTGGCCGACGCCGTCAAAGTCACCCTCGGCCCCAAGGGCCGCAACGTGGTCATCGAAAAGAAGTTCGGTTCGCCGACCATCACCAAGGACGGCGTCACCGTAGCCAAGGAGATCGAACTCCCGGACGCGCTCGAGAACATGGGCGCGCAGATGGTGCGCGAAGTGGCGTCGAAGACCAGTGATGTGGCCGGCGACGGCACCACCACTGCCACCGTGCTCGCCCAGTGCATCTTCCGCGAGGGCGTGAAGACGGTCGCTGCCGGCGCCAATCCCATGGCGCTCAAGCGCGGCATCGAGAAGGCGGTCACCGCCATCTGCGGCACGCTCGACAAGGACGGCAACCGGGTGAAGGGCGAACTGGACAAGTTCTCCAAGCCCGTCACCGGCGACATGATCGCCCAGGTGGGCACCATCTCCGCCAACAACGACGAGACCATCGGCAAGATCATCGCCGAGGCCATGAAGAAGGTGGGCAAGGACGGCGTCATCACGGTCGAGGAATCCAAGACCATGGAGACCCAGCTGGAAGTGGTCGAGGGAATGCAGTTCGACCGCGGCTACCTCTCTCCCTACTTCGTCACCGACCCGGAGCGCATGGAGGCGGTGCTGGAGAACTGCTCCATCCTCATCTACGAGAAGAAGATCTCGTCCATGAAGGACCTGCTCCCGCTGCTGGAGCAGATTGCGAAGTCCGGCAAGCCGCTGCTCATCGTGGCGGAGGACGTCGAGGGCGAGGCTCTGGCCACGCTCGTGGTCAACAAGCTGCGTGGCACGCTGCAGGCCGTGGCCGTCAAGGCTCCGGGCTTCGGCGACCGCCGCAAGGCCATGCTGCAGGACATCGCCATCCTCACCGGTGGCAAGGCCCTCACCGAGGACCTGGGCATCAAGCTGGAGAATGTCCAGCTGGACGACCTGGGCTTCGCCAAGAAGGTCACCATCGACAAGGACAACACCACCCTGGTCGAGGGCAAGGGCAAGTCTTCCGAGATTCAAGGCCGGGTCAAGGAGATCCGCACCCAGATCGAGAAGACCACCTCGGACTACGATCGCGAGAAGCTCCAGGAACGCCTGGCCAAGCTCGTGGGCGGCGTCGCCGTCATCAAAGTCGGCGCGGCTACGGAAACCGAGATGAAGGAAAAGAAGGCACGGGTCGAAGACGCCATGCACGCCACCCGCGCCGCAGTCGAGGAAGGCATTGTCCCCGGCGGCGGTGTGGCCCTGGTGCGCTGCGTCTCCGCCATCGAGAAGCTGAAGCTCGAGGGCGATGAGCTGATCGGCGCCAACATCGTCCGCCGCTCGCTCGAGGAGCCCATGCGCCAGATCGTGGCCAACTCCGGCGAAGAGGGCGCGGTCGTTCTGGGCAAGGTCCGCGAAGCCAAGGACTCGAACTTCGGCTACAACGCGCTCACCGGCGACCTGGAAGACCTGGTCAAGGCCGGCGTGCTCGACCCCACCAAGGTCGTGCGCACCGCGCTGCAGAACGCCGGCTCCATCGCCTCCTTGATGCTCACCACCGAAGCTCTGGTGGCCGAGCTGCCCGAGGAGAAGAAGGCTTCCGGGGGTCCCGGCGGTCACGGCGGCATGGGCGACATGTATTAA